The genomic segment TCGCGCACCGTATGCGCGGAGTGTCCCACTGCGCGCTCACTCGCCACCGCCACCGTTTCGCACCGCGAAATCCGCCTCGACGTGGACGGGGTGGCGCGCCACATCTACGCCACCGCGCTGCCCATCAAGTCTCCCGACAACCGCGTGGACGAGACCATCCTCATGCTGCAGGACATCACAGATCTCGAAGTGCTGCGCCGTTCGCAGGAGGCGCTGGTGCGCGCCAAGGAGAGCGCGGAGTCGGCCAACCGCGCCAAGAGCGAGTTTCTTGCCAACATGAGCCACGAGGTGCGCACCCCGATGACCGGCGTGCTGGGCATGACCGGGTTGTTGCTCGACATGGACCTCTCCGAGGAACAGCGCGAGTACGTGCGAATCATCCAGTCTTCGGGGGAGGCGCTGCTCGCCATCATCAACGACATTCTGGACTTCTCGCGCATCGAAGCCGGGCGGCTCACCATCGATCCGCTGGCCTTCGACCTGAGCGCCGCTATTGACGAAGTCGTCGCGCTCGTCCGGGAGAAGACCGACGCGATGGGAATCGAGATGATCGTGCGCTACGCGCCCGACGTGCCACGACGGCTCATCGGAGACGCGGGACGCATCCGCCAGGTACTCATGAATCTGGTGGGCAACGCCATCAAGTTCACCCACGAGGGACACGTGTTCATCAATGTGGACCGGCTGGGCGGCGACGACAAGGGCGTGCGGCTGTGCATTTCGGTGGAGGACACCGGCATCGGTATCGAAGAGGAAAAGATAGGATCGGTATTCGAGAAGTTCACCCAGGCGGACGGTTCCATCACCCGGCGCTACGGCGGAACCGGCCTGGGTCTGGCGATATCGCGGCAGCTGGTGGAACTGATGGGTGGCGAGATTGCGGTGGAAAGCGTGGTGGGCGTGGGATCCACTTTCTCGTTTACGCTCAGCCTTCCCCTCGACCTCGAGTCGCCGGTGGATGCTCCGCTCAGCGGAGGCCTGGAGGGTGTGCGCGTGCTCCTGCTGCACCGCCACGACAAGGTGCGCGCGGTGCTCACCGAACAGATCAACGTGTGCGGCGCGCGCGCGGTGGGGCTGGACACGGGTGCCGCGGCGGTCTCCGAACTCCACGCAGCGGTGCAGGACGGCGATCCCTACGGCATCGCGGTGGTGGCCTACGACGTCCCCGACATGACCGTGGAGGCGCTCGCCACCATTGTGAAGAGTGACGCGTCGCTGCGCGGGATCGTGCTGGTGATGTTGACCACGCTGGGCGAGCAGGGCGAGGCGGAGCGGCTGCGCGCGGTGGGCTTCGACGCCTACCTCACGCGTCCGTCGCGCCCGTCGCAGCTCGCCGACGTGCTCTCCGCGGTGTGGAGTGTCAAACAGCGGGGCGTGCGCGAAGTGTTCGTCACGCGCCACACGATTTCAGAATCCATCGCGCACGAAGCGGCGTCGGTGCAGGCACCCACGCGCGGACACGTGCTGGTCGCCGAGGACAACATGGTGAACCAGCGCGCGGCTGCGCGCATGCTGGAGGTGCTGGGTTGCACGGTGGACGTGGTCAACAACGGGCGGGAAGCGCTGGATAAGCTCAAGGCGGTCGACTATGACCTCGTGCTCATGGACTGCCAGATGCCGGAGATGGACGGCTACGAGGCCACGCGCGAGATCCGCCGGCGCGAATCGGGTTCCGGCGGGCATACCACTGTGGTTGCCATGACCGCCCACGCGCTGGCCGGCGACCGTGAGAAGTGCTTCGAAGCCGGCATGGATGACTTCGTGGCCAAGCCGATCCGCAAGGAACTCGTGGCCGAAGTCATTGACCGCCACTTGCCACTCGCCGCCACACCGGTCGAGACGACCGACTAGTCCCGCGCCCGCCGGCCTATCGCGCCAGCGCCGCGCCGTTCTGCTTGTAGACCACGCCGTCCTTCATGACGAAGCGAATGTCGCGCAACAGGGAGATGTTGGCCAGCGGGTCGCCGTCCACCGCCACCAGGTCCGCAACCTTCCCCTTTTCCACGCTGCCCAGGTCCTTCTCCGCGCGCAGGAGTTTCGCGCCGGACATGGTGGCGGACTGGATGGCCTTCATGGCGGGCATGCCGCCCGCCACCATCAGCTCGAACTCGTGCGCGTTCTGCCCGTGCGGTGAAACACCGCTGTCAGTTCCGAACGCAATGGGCACGCCGGCCTGATAGGCGCGCGCAAAGGTGTCCTGCACCTGCGGCCCGATGCGGCGCGCCTTGGGGCGCACGATGGGGGGGAGGAAGTCCTCCAGCTCGGCCATCTCGGCCACGGTCACACCCGCGAGCAGTGTGGGAACGTACCAGGTACCCTTCTTCTTCATGAGCGCCATGATCTCGTCGGTCATGTAGGTTCCGTGTTCGACGGACGAAACGCCGGCGCGCACCGCGCGCAGCATGCCCGCGTCGCCGTGCGCGTGCGCCGCCACCGGGAACCCGTAGTCGTTCGCGGACGCGATGAGGGCGTCGAGTTCCGCGTCGGTGAACTGGGGGTTGTCGCCGCTTCTGGCCATGCTCAGCACGCCGCCGGTGGCGGTGATCTTGATCATGTCGGCGCCGTCCTTGTAGCGCTCGCGCACCGCCTTGCGTGCCTGGTCGGGCGAGTCGATGACACCCTC from the Candidatus Krumholzibacteriia bacterium genome contains:
- a CDS encoding amidohydrolase family protein, producing the protein MRFALVSLLVLFAAGAAQARTLVHAGTLIDGVSNTPRSHVTIVIEEGRITDVASGFIPAGSGDELIDLSAQTVLPGLMDMHVHLTGELSRTSYLDEVVLNPTDNVLKAAYYGRITLLAGFTTVRNVGDDGMSTVSLRNAIRAGKAVGPRIYTAGKAIATTGGHADPTAGWCEALQGDPGPREGVIDSPDQARKAVRERYKDGADMIKITATGGVLSMARSGDNPQFTDAELDALIASANDYGFPVAAHAHGDAGMLRAVRAGVSSVEHGTYMTDEIMALMKKKGTWYVPTLLAGVTVAEMAELEDFLPPIVRPKARRIGPQVQDTFARAYQAGVPIAFGTDSGVSPHGQNAHEFELMVAGGMPAMKAIQSATMSGAKLLRAEKDLGSVEKGKVADLVAVDGDPLANISLLRDIRFVMKDGVVYKQNGAALAR
- a CDS encoding ATP-binding protein, with amino-acid sequence MTKKTATARPRKPSAAAALKRRVEELERWFQTQDRQIRFLERERQKLSALVNHTDAGFIVFDAGLCVSWLNNVCRTWFGGLQSVQPGHRASCNELLCGSRTVCAECPTARSLATATVSHREIRLDVDGVARHIYATALPIKSPDNRVDETILMLQDITDLEVLRRSQEALVRAKESAESANRAKSEFLANMSHEVRTPMTGVLGMTGLLLDMDLSEEQREYVRIIQSSGEALLAIINDILDFSRIEAGRLTIDPLAFDLSAAIDEVVALVREKTDAMGIEMIVRYAPDVPRRLIGDAGRIRQVLMNLVGNAIKFTHEGHVFINVDRLGGDDKGVRLCISVEDTGIGIEEEKIGSVFEKFTQADGSITRRYGGTGLGLAISRQLVELMGGEIAVESVVGVGSTFSFTLSLPLDLESPVDAPLSGGLEGVRVLLLHRHDKVRAVLTEQINVCGARAVGLDTGAAAVSELHAAVQDGDPYGIAVVAYDVPDMTVEALATIVKSDASLRGIVLVMLTTLGEQGEAERLRAVGFDAYLTRPSRPSQLADVLSAVWSVKQRGVREVFVTRHTISESIAHEAASVQAPTRGHVLVAEDNMVNQRAAARMLEVLGCTVDVVNNGREALDKLKAVDYDLVLMDCQMPEMDGYEATREIRRRESGSGGHTTVVAMTAHALAGDREKCFEAGMDDFVAKPIRKELVAEVIDRHLPLAATPVETTD